Sequence from the Trueperaceae bacterium genome:
GGTTTCGTTGCAGCCGACGAAGAACGGGCAGCGCAGGCACTCGCTCCAGACGCGGGGGTGCAGGTCGCGGGTCTTGTCGATGACGTCGAACCCGCACTTCTCGAAGAACGGCACGGAGTACGTCCACGCGAACAGGCGGGGGATGCCGATGCGGCGCGCTTCGGTTTCGCAGGCGTCGACGAGGGCGGTGCCGACGCCGCGCGCCTGCACGTCGGGGGCGACGGCGAGGCCGCGGACCTCCGCGATGTCGCCCCACAGGACGTGCAGCGCGCCGTTCCCGGCGAACCGCGTGGTGCCGTCGGGCGCCACGAGCTCCGCGACGACGAAATCGCGGAGGTTCTCGAAGATGCTCGGCATCGGCCGGACCAGCATGCGGCCCTCGGTCGCCCAGTGCCCGATCGTCTCGAAGATGCGGGGGACGTCCTCGGCGCGGGCGGGCCGCACCCGGAGGGTGGCGTCGTCGGGCGCGACGGCGCTCACGGCGCCGCTCACGGCGCCGCTCCCACCGGGGGCTCCTCGGGCCCGTGCGCCGCGAGCGACGCGCGGAGCGCCGCGATGCGTTCCGCGACGCGGGCGGGCGCGGTCCCGCCGAAGCTGTCGCGCGCCGCGACGACCGCATCGAGATCGAGGACGCCGTAGGCGTCCGCGTCGAGCGCCGGGTGTTCCGCCTGCAGCACCTCGAGCGGCAGCGCCTCGAGTGGGACGCCGCGCTCGAGAGCGTGCGCGACCAGGCGCCCGACGACCTCGTGCGCTTCGCGGAACGGGACGCCCCGCTTCGCGAGGTGGTCGGCGAGGTCGGTGGCGTTCGCGTAGGCCGCGCCCGCCGCGGCGTGCATGGCGTCCGGCTTCGCCTCGATGCGTGGCACCAACTCCGCCTGCAGCGTCAGGCACGCCCGCAACGTCGCGACGGCGTCGAAGACGCCCTCCTTGTCCTCCTGCATGTCCTTGTTGTACGCGAGCGGGAGCCCCTTCATGACGGTCAGGAGGCCCATCAACGCGCCGTAGACGCGGCCGGTCTTCCCGCGGATGAGTTCGGGGACGTCGGGGTTCTTCTTCTGCGGCATGATGCTGCTGCCGGTCGTGTGGCTGTCGGGCAGCTCGACGAAGCCGAACTCCTGCGACGACCAGAGGATCAACTCCTCCGACATGCGCGAGAGGTGCATCATCACCACCGCCGCGGCGGACAGGAACTCGAGGGCGAAGTCGCGGTCGCTGACCGCGTCCAACGAGTTCTCCGCGGGGCCGGCGAAGCCCAACAGCGTCGCGGTCCGGTGGCGGTCGATGGGGAAGGTCGTGCCGGCGAGGGCGCCCGCCCCGAGCGGGGAGACGTCGAGGCGCTTCAGCACGTCGCGGAGCCGGTCCTCGTCCCGCGCGAACATCTCCTGCCAGGCCAGCAGGTGGTGCGAGAAGGCGACCGGTTGCGCGACCTGGAGGTGCGTGTAGCCCGGCAGCACGACCCCCTGCCACCGGTCGGCGGCGTCGACGAGCACCTCCCGGTTGCGGCGCAGCAGAGCCAGCAGGACCCGCACGTGCCGCCGCAACCAGAGGCGCAGGTCGGTCGCGACCTGGTCGTTGCGGCTGCGGGCGGTGTGGAGCTTCCCCCCGACCGGCCCGATGCGTTCGGTCAGGGCCGCCTCGAGGTTCATGTGGACGTCCTCGAGGGCGACCCGCCAATCGAAGCGGTCGCGTTCGACGTCGCGGCGCAGGTCCTCGAGGCCGCGCAGGATCGCGGCGGTCTCCTCGGCCGTGAGGATGCCGGTCTCGCCCAGCATGGTGGCGTGCGCGACGGACCCGTCGAGGTCGTCGAGCGCCATCGCTTTGTCGACGTCGATCGACGCGTTGAACGCCTCGACGAGCGCGTCGGTGTCGCCGACGAAGCGGCCCCCCCACATGCGCGGTCCGTCGCTCATGGCGTCGCCTCGTGCGGGGCGGCGTCGGTCTGGCGTTGCCAGACCCCCCCGACGCGCTTGCGCATGCGGACCGCCCCGGCCTCCGTGCCGGCGTCGCGGTAGCCGAGACGCAGGTAGTACGCGCGCAGGTCGGCGTGGTCGGCGGGGAGGTCGAGGGTCAGGTGGGGCACGGCGCGCTTGATGGCGAGCGCTTCGAGTTTCGTCATCAACCAGCGCCCGAACCCCTGGCCGCGCGCGTCGGGACGCGTCGCGATGCGGTCGAGATGCCACCCGCCCCCCTGCCAACGCCACCGGAGGGCGCACAGCGCCTCCCCGCGATCGTCCTCGAGCACGACCGCGCCGCCGTCCGCCAGCCACGCTCGCATGCCGGCCTCGTCCTCGCCGGAGGGGTCGGCGCCGTCCGCGTCCCGACCGACGCGCCAGAGGGCGGCCAGGCGGGCGGCGTCCGTTTCGCCGGCCCAGCGGAGGCGGGCCGCTTCGTAGGCGCGTCCGGACCCGAGGGGGGCGGCGTCCTCGCTCACGCGTCGCCCGAGTCGTCGGCCAGCTGCCGCGCGATGCGCAGCCGCAGGGCGTTGAGCTTGATGAAGCCGTCCGCGTCGCCCTGGTCGTACACGTCGTCCTCTTCGAACGTCACGACGTCCTCGCGGTAGAGGCTGTGGGGGCTGCGGCGCCCGAGGATCGTGACCGATCCCTTGTACAGCTTCAGGCGGGCGGTGCCGGTGACGGGGCGCTGCACGTGATCCATGAACGCCTGCATCGCTTCGCGTTCGGGGGCGTACCAGAACCCGTCGTACACCGCTTGGGCGTACGTCGGCACCATCTCGTCGCGGAGCTTCAGGACCTGCCGGTCGAGGGTGAGTTGTTCGACCGCCTTGTGGGCGTGGAACAGCAACGTCCCGCCGGGCGTCTCGTAGCACCCGCGGGACTTCATGCCGACGAAGCGGTTCTCGACGAGGTCGACGCGTCCGACGCCGTGCGCGCCGGCGATGGCGTTCGCCGTTTCGAGCAGCTCGACGGGGGCGAGGCGTTCGCCGTCGATGGCGACCGGATCGCCGTGCTCGAAGTCGATCTCCACGACGCGGGCTTCGTCCGGTGCGGCCTCGGGGTCGGTCGTGCGCCGCCACATGCCGGCCGGCGGTTCGGTCCAGGGGTCCTCGAGGACGCCGCCTTCGTAACTGACGTGGAACAGGTTGGCGTCCATCGAGTAGGGCTTCTCCTTGCTGACGGGGACGTCCATGTCGCGCTCGCGCAGCCACGCGATCAGGTCCTCGCGGCCCCCGAGGTCCCACTCGCGCCAGGGTGCGACGACGCGGATGTCGGGCGCCAACGCGTAGGCGGACAGCTCGAAGCGCACCTGGTCGTTGCCCTTCCCGGTCGCGCCGTGCGAGACGGCGTCCGCGCCGTCGCGCTCCGCGATCTCGACCATGTGTTTCGCGATCAGGGGGCGCGCGAAGCTGGTGCCGAGCAGGTAGTACCCCTCGTACAGCGCGCCGCTGCGCAGGACGGGGAACACGAAGTCGCGGACGAACGCCTCGCGCAGGTCGACGGCGTACGCCTTCGTCGCGCCCGTCGCGAGGGCGCGGCGTTCCGCCTCCTCGACCTCCTCCCCCTGCCCGATGTCGGCGGTGAAGGCGATGACCTCGGCGTCGTAGGTTTCCTTCAGCCAGGCGAGGATGACGGAGGTGTCGAGACCTCCGGAGTAGGCGAGCACGACTTTCGAGACGTCGGACGGCATGCGGGCCTCCTAGGCGGATGCCCCACGGGGCATCCGCCGACCGCGGCGGTGACGCCCGTGGGTGAGGGGGTCAGGGGCGTCGGGCGCGGCGGGGGAGGAGGGGGGTCGCGGGGGTGGCCATGGGGGGCGATTCGGCGCGCGTGCAAGGTCATGCAGCGCGGATGCGCATCAAGGTAGCACCGTCTCCGACGGCGGTCAAGCGGCCCGCGGGGGCGGCGCGGCGGGGGCGGACGCCCCGTCCGGCGGCGCGACGTCCCGCCGCGCGGCGAGGCCGACCGCCACGGCGGCGGCGAGGACGAGGACCGCGCCGAGCGCCCCGACCGCCCCGAGCCGTTCCCCGAACCACACCCAGGCGAGGGCGCCGGCGACGACCGGTTCGACCGTCGCGACGACCACCGCGAGCGAGGCGCGGGCGCGTTTCAGCCCGAGGCCGTACACGAGGTAGGCGACGTACGTCGAGACGAGCGCGAGGGCCGCGAGGAGCGTCCACGCGACCGGGGGTTTCGCGCTCCACGCGACGAACGGGGCGAGACCGAGCGCGCCGAGGGGCAGC
This genomic interval carries:
- a CDS encoding N-acetyltransferase produces the protein MSGAVSAVAPDDATLRVRPARAEDVPRIFETIGHWATEGRMLVRPMPSIFENLRDFVVAELVAPDGTTRFAGNGALHVLWGDIAEVRGLAVAPDVQARGVGTALVDACETEARRIGIPRLFAWTYSVPFFEKCGFDVIDKTRDLHPRVWSECLRCPFFVGCNETAVAKRLEGVPMPADLPEPPQAQVPPGIR
- the argH gene encoding argininosuccinate lyase, coding for MSDGPRMWGGRFVGDTDALVEAFNASIDVDKAMALDDLDGSVAHATMLGETGILTAEETAAILRGLEDLRRDVERDRFDWRVALEDVHMNLEAALTERIGPVGGKLHTARSRNDQVATDLRLWLRRHVRVLLALLRRNREVLVDAADRWQGVVLPGYTHLQVAQPVAFSHHLLAWQEMFARDEDRLRDVLKRLDVSPLGAGALAGTTFPIDRHRTATLLGFAGPAENSLDAVSDRDFALEFLSAAAVVMMHLSRMSEELILWSSQEFGFVELPDSHTTGSSIMPQKKNPDVPELIRGKTGRVYGALMGLLTVMKGLPLAYNKDMQEDKEGVFDAVATLRACLTLQAELVPRIEAKPDAMHAAAGAAYANATDLADHLAKRGVPFREAHEVVGRLVAHALERGVPLEALPLEVLQAEHPALDADAYGVLDLDAVVAARDSFGGTAPARVAERIAALRASLAAHGPEEPPVGAAP
- a CDS encoding GNAT family N-acetyltransferase, encoding MSEDAAPLGSGRAYEAARLRWAGETDAARLAALWRVGRDADGADPSGEDEAGMRAWLADGGAVVLEDDRGEALCALRWRWQGGGWHLDRIATRPDARGQGFGRWLMTKLEALAIKRAVPHLTLDLPADHADLRAYYLRLGYRDAGTEAGAVRMRKRVGGVWQRQTDAAPHEATP
- a CDS encoding argininosuccinate synthase, yielding MPSDVSKVVLAYSGGLDTSVILAWLKETYDAEVIAFTADIGQGEEVEEAERRALATGATKAYAVDLREAFVRDFVFPVLRSGALYEGYYLLGTSFARPLIAKHMVEIAERDGADAVSHGATGKGNDQVRFELSAYALAPDIRVVAPWREWDLGGREDLIAWLRERDMDVPVSKEKPYSMDANLFHVSYEGGVLEDPWTEPPAGMWRRTTDPEAAPDEARVVEIDFEHGDPVAIDGERLAPVELLETANAIAGAHGVGRVDLVENRFVGMKSRGCYETPGGTLLFHAHKAVEQLTLDRQVLKLRDEMVPTYAQAVYDGFWYAPEREAMQAFMDHVQRPVTGTARLKLYKGSVTILGRRSPHSLYREDVVTFEEDDVYDQGDADGFIKLNALRLRIARQLADDSGDA